A portion of the Candidatus Falkowbacteria bacterium genome contains these proteins:
- a CDS encoding NUDIX domain-containing protein, with the protein MQKSKGTLYILPRVLGVLLVILVTVLAFDVFAEDGNWWQLTAGFLIHLIPTAIILIVLWVACYYELVGGGMFVGLGLSYMIMAGRGGNWLAALILAGPFLLTGFLFIIYKVKEVKVEFMDVVDSAGKLTGEKKTKKTLHSQGLWHRSSHIWIFNSKGEILLQKRAKDKDTHPGEWDISAAGHVALGEDYDVTALRELKEELGLAVKLEDLIKTRIFKHKSESPEKKYYNKEISQEYLCKYDGSITDFKFIDGEVEKIKFVSQDKFKKMLNDPKEYAKLVDHGQEYYLQVLDFVKKAFS; encoded by the coding sequence TTGCTGAAGATGGAAACTGGTGGCAGCTAACCGCTGGTTTTTTAATTCACCTTATCCCAACAGCAATTATTCTAATTGTATTGTGGGTGGCTTGTTATTATGAGCTGGTTGGTGGAGGCATGTTTGTTGGTTTAGGGCTTTCATATATGATTATGGCTGGTCGTGGAGGTAATTGGCTTGCAGCATTGATTTTAGCGGGCCCTTTTCTGCTCACAGGATTTTTGTTTATTATTTATAAAGTAAAAGAAGTGAAAGTGGAATTCATGGATGTTGTTGATTCAGCTGGTAAATTGACTGGTGAAAAGAAAACTAAAAAAACTTTACATAGTCAAGGGCTCTGGCATCGCAGTTCTCACATTTGGATTTTCAATTCAAAGGGTGAAATATTATTGCAAAAGAGAGCGAAGGACAAAGATACACATCCTGGCGAGTGGGACATTTCAGCTGCTGGGCATGTTGCTTTAGGTGAGGATTATGATGTAACCGCTTTACGAGAATTAAAAGAGGAGTTAGGTTTAGCAGTTAAACTTGAAGATTTAATTAAAACTAGAATATTTAAACATAAGTCAGAGTCTCCAGAGAAAAAATATTATAACAAAGAAATTTCGCAGGAGTATTTATGTAAATATGATGGATCGATTACAGATTTTAAATTTATAGACGGAGAAGTTGAGAAAATTAAATTCGTCTCACAAGATAAATTTAAAAAAATGCTTAATGATCCAAAGGAATATGCAAAGTTAGTTGATCATGGACAGGAATATTATTTACAGGTCCTTGATTTTGTTAAAAAGGCATTTAGTTAA